In Sulfitobacter sp. OXR-159, one DNA window encodes the following:
- a CDS encoding ABC transporter permease, with amino-acid sequence MRSQSRITFYLLLTPLVLWLGLLIIIPHIDMLLISLRERISFGVYETSLAQYEKALTEPLYLRTFWRTAVMSVLATALTLLIAFPVSYYIAKMAKGRLQQVLFLLCLIPFYVSELVRTFGWMILLRETGLVSNLLQWVGLADRPVEMLYTDATMMVGLVYTSMLFMVVPLVTTLESLDDSVIEAGYDLGGSGLSVLREIIIPHAMPGIVSGCIVVFMLSLGNYLTPTMLGGKDSLWFTEMIYNQFIVRSNWELGAAFGFMLLVLSSVIVWGMLWLTGRTLKETMG; translated from the coding sequence ATGCGCAGCCAATCCCGCATTACATTCTACCTGCTGCTGACGCCTTTGGTGCTGTGGCTGGGTCTGCTCATCATCATTCCGCATATCGACATGCTGCTGATTTCCCTGCGCGAGCGGATCAGCTTTGGCGTCTATGAAACCAGTCTGGCGCAATATGAAAAGGCGTTGACCGAACCACTTTACCTACGCACCTTTTGGCGCACGGCGGTGATGTCGGTGCTGGCAACCGCGCTGACGCTGCTGATCGCCTTTCCGGTGTCCTATTACATCGCCAAGATGGCCAAGGGGCGCTTGCAACAGGTGTTGTTCCTGCTCTGCCTGATCCCGTTCTATGTCTCTGAATTGGTGCGTACTTTCGGCTGGATGATCCTGCTGCGTGAGACCGGTCTCGTCTCGAACCTGTTGCAATGGGTGGGGCTGGCGGATCGCCCAGTTGAGATGCTCTATACAGATGCCACAATGATGGTGGGGCTGGTCTATACCTCCATGCTCTTCATGGTAGTGCCGCTTGTCACTACGCTGGAAAGCCTCGACGACAGTGTGATCGAGGCGGGCTATGATCTGGGCGGCAGCGGGCTTTCCGTCCTGCGTGAGATCATCATCCCCCACGCCATGCCCGGCATCGTGTCGGGCTGTATCGTGGTCTTCATGCTGAGCTTGGGCAACTATCTGACGCCGACGATGCTGGGCGGCAAGGACAGCCTGTGGTTCACCGAAATGATCTATAACCAGTTCATCGTGCGCTCCAATTGGGAGCTGGGCGCCGCCTTTGGCTTTATGCTTCTGGTGCTGTCTTCGGTGATCGTCTGGGGGATGCTCTGGCTCACGGGCCGGACCCTCAAGGAAACGATGGGGTGA
- a CDS encoding extracellular solute-binding protein, giving the protein MTRTILLAGTMLAGLASVAQADTLRLLTWGGYAPEDVVAKFEEVTGHTVEVTKSNNEEMIAKLRATGGGGFDLAQPSQDRIMGPQMEFGIYKPIDVSKLNKELFITSMLDSTMANTTVNGDVYGVPHVWGTSGLVMNTAEAGETVKDYTDLCAPEVAGKVSYRLKRPTLIGFAFAMGEDPFAAYGDEAKYAEIMGKVEEKLIECKENVKTYWGGGDELMNLLRSGEVTASMAWDTGGWKLNDDNADLTFVAPASGALGWIDTFVLPAKGQADDVAYEWINFVMQPEIAAMITAAAGNFTASAGADEFAEDSLKAKYQASFPQEAIDNIKWYPPVPAGLETIEGEVLDRVQAAN; this is encoded by the coding sequence ATGACACGAACCATTCTGCTGGCCGGCACCATGCTGGCGGGGCTCGCCTCCGTGGCCCAAGCCGACACGCTGCGTCTTTTGACATGGGGCGGCTACGCACCTGAGGACGTGGTCGCGAAATTCGAAGAAGTGACCGGCCATACCGTCGAAGTCACGAAATCCAACAACGAAGAGATGATCGCCAAGCTGCGCGCCACGGGCGGCGGTGGTTTTGACCTCGCTCAGCCATCGCAAGACCGCATCATGGGCCCGCAGATGGAATTTGGCATCTACAAACCGATCGATGTCTCCAAGCTGAACAAAGAGCTATTCATCACCTCCATGCTCGACTCGACCATGGCGAACACCACCGTGAACGGTGATGTCTACGGCGTGCCGCATGTCTGGGGCACCTCCGGTCTGGTGATGAACACCGCCGAAGCAGGTGAGACGGTCAAGGATTACACTGACCTCTGCGCGCCGGAAGTGGCGGGTAAGGTTTCTTACCGCCTCAAGCGTCCGACCCTGATCGGTTTCGCCTTCGCCATGGGCGAAGACCCCTTTGCCGCCTATGGCGACGAAGCCAAATACGCCGAGATCATGGGCAAGGTCGAAGAGAAGCTGATCGAATGCAAAGAGAACGTCAAAACCTACTGGGGCGGCGGTGATGAGCTGATGAACCTGCTGCGCTCGGGCGAAGTGACCGCGTCGATGGCATGGGACACCGGCGGTTGGAAGCTGAACGACGACAACGCTGATCTGACCTTCGTGGCCCCGGCCTCGGGCGCTCTGGGCTGGATCGACACCTTCGTTCTGCCCGCCAAAGGGCAGGCCGATGATGTGGCCTATGAGTGGATCAACTTTGTCATGCAGCCGGAAATCGCGGCGATGATCACCGCAGCGGCGGGCAACTTCACCGCTTCTGCAGGCGCGGATGAGTTTGCCGAAGACAGCCTGAAAGCCAAGTATCAGGCCAGCTTCCCCCAAGAAGCCATCGACAACATCAAATGGTATCCGCCGGTGCCTGCCGGTCTGGAAACCATCGAAGGCGAAGTGCTGGACCGCGTCCAAGCTGCCAACTGA
- a CDS encoding ABC transporter ATP-binding protein → MTPDLECVDLVKRFGDTTAVNNVSFTVPPGSFFSILGPSGCGKTTIMRMIAGFLDPTSGDIRIKGGSVLDTPPNKRPVNMVFQHLALFPMMTIAENIGYGLRRRGMAKGEIARKVDEALDRIGLPGIGARKTDELSGGQKQRVAIARCMVLEPDVLLLDEPLGALDLKLREHMKVELKALQAAFDTTFVYITHDQSEALVMSDQIAVMSNGQFEQVGRGQDLYYRPETPFVAGFIGESNRWKGRIERVEGDALQLRTDSGLAMRATGTGLAQGARAEIFVRPESIRLAASADALSGFDNRLAGTVTSLLFNGAASRVLVQDDVGETLEVTLPQSGEFSSLKRGDAVHIGWGAGQATCFGAA, encoded by the coding sequence ATGACCCCAGATCTGGAATGCGTCGACCTCGTTAAGCGGTTCGGCGATACCACCGCTGTTAACAACGTCTCCTTCACGGTGCCGCCCGGCAGTTTCTTCTCCATCCTCGGGCCTTCGGGCTGCGGCAAGACGACGATCATGCGGATGATCGCGGGGTTTCTTGACCCGACCTCCGGTGACATTCGAATCAAGGGCGGATCGGTGCTCGACACGCCGCCGAACAAGCGGCCCGTGAACATGGTGTTCCAACATCTGGCGCTTTTCCCGATGATGACGATTGCCGAGAATATCGGCTACGGGTTGCGCCGCCGCGGCATGGCCAAGGGAGAGATCGCGCGTAAAGTCGATGAGGCGCTCGACCGGATCGGCCTGCCGGGGATCGGCGCGCGCAAGACGGATGAGCTTTCGGGCGGGCAGAAACAACGGGTCGCCATCGCGCGCTGCATGGTGCTGGAGCCTGACGTGCTACTGTTGGATGAGCCACTGGGGGCGCTGGACCTCAAGCTGCGCGAACATATGAAGGTAGAGCTGAAGGCCCTGCAAGCTGCCTTTGACACGACATTCGTCTATATCACCCACGACCAATCCGAAGCGCTGGTGATGTCTGACCAGATCGCCGTCATGAGCAACGGCCAGTTCGAGCAGGTGGGCCGGGGGCAAGACCTCTACTACCGCCCCGAGACGCCCTTCGTCGCGGGTTTCATCGGGGAATCGAACCGCTGGAAGGGCCGGATCGAGCGGGTGGAGGGCGACGCGCTGCAACTGCGCACCGACAGCGGGTTGGCGATGCGGGCCACGGGGACGGGCCTTGCCCAAGGCGCGCGCGCCGAGATTTTCGTGCGGCCTGAATCCATTCGTCTTGCCGCCAGCGCCGATGCGCTTTCGGGTTTTGACAATCGACTGGCGGGCACTGTGACGAGCCTGCTGTTCAACGGCGCGGCTTCGCGCGTGTTGGTACAGGACGATGTTGGTGAGACGCTCGAAGTCACGCTGCCGCAATCAGGTGAATTCTCAAGTCTGAAACGTGGCGATGCGGTGCATATCGGCTGGGGCGCGGGGCAGGCGACCTGCTTTGGGGCCGCCTGA